Genomic segment of Sarcophilus harrisii chromosome 4, mSarHar1.11, whole genome shotgun sequence:
AATATCACTTCAACTTTTGTGTTTTACCCTCTGATTTCATGCTAAGCATGGTTTTATACTACATTTTTTGCCTCATAAAATGATAGGAATATCCAccattatactatataatatttgAGTAGAAAATGGCCAGGCAATATATTTagctttatttgaaaaataaaatctattttctgtTATTAAGTTTTGTTTTAGGTTTCATAAGTTTGAAATTGTTCTTTCTCAGAGATATAAATTCAAAGATAACTTAGAAAGGACTTATATAGAAATATTAGGATCCAGAATAAGGGCTTTTGAAAAATCTGGTAGAAATTGGGAACAGATTAGATATAGGAGatatagaaaaatgatttttcaggCTTAAGCATGGGCGACTGGTAGTGCCATTAACATTACAACAGCAAAAACAGGTGTCAGAAGGAAGAGATGATTTTCAGAGGATTCTTTTGAACCTTAGTCTTAACTTCGAGATCAACTTTGTAGCTGGTTGTTATCTtagaagaaaaatttcctaaaaacataaaataaaattttctttgcttttgattatttcctttttaaaaaataactttcatttaCTATTCTCATTCTTTGAATGCCAGTTTCTCTATCTACTATGGACCATTTTTATAGCTGGAGAAGAATATTAAAGGGCTCAGAATAAGTCTCATAATCACTAGTTCAATTCAACtcagtttttttaatttcaacaaatataaatttttccactTTTTACATGGAGAACACAGTTCTCATTAGTGGCAAAGTTGAAACGGTCTCTTCTCAGAGTTCAAGGTACTCTACGTCACATGCCTTCTCAGCCTTCTTTTTCTCTAGATGCTCTCTTTCCCAAAGGTCAGAATATTAATAaagatgtattattattattattattaccactgcTTGCCTATTAAAAAACTATTTCCTTACTTCAAATTCACTTTATCCACATGCTCATTGGATGAGTTAAGTACTTTCTTTTTGTCCCCAAATACACAAGTCAACTaattgttgatttttattttgttaggaTCTTAGTCCTTCATAGAAAAGGGCCCCTTACAATAAAGTAGTATAATTGCAAAGAAGACAAAAGTATCTGAGcctaaatatgaaataatttcttttggtcAAATTAAtcagtactttaaaaaatgcaaggttaataggaactgatgctaattaGCAGAAAGATTAAAGGTTTTCTCTAGGACAATGGACTGCACTCTAAGCAGCCTGTGTTACTTAATTCATCTACAGAGAAATTTTTAGCAAAACTTCAAAtgcagataatttgttttttagatAAATTAAGAGGCCAGACACATGAAGAATCATCTCTAAAGGGTCACAAACCTTATccctttaattatttattttaaattcataatgaaaagaGCAACTAGGGTTTTTTGACATTGAATTGTGCTCAAAGTTGCAAGTATTTTTGAGAACTTTGGgtgtcaaattttatatttattaacagAAGAAAAGGTATGTAAAGCCTGAGAGTCCAGGGATGATTTCCTGATAAAAACTGGTCAATTTGACGAACGGAATAATTTGAGTTTGGCCTTTTTTTGATGTGTAACAAACACAATTTAGAAGTCAGAACAGAGACTGCAGGGCCCACAAGTGGGCTAAGCAACGCACCAATCACGGCGCAGCTCCGCCCTATATATACCGCTGGTCGAAGCCGTTCCTTTCTAGTTCGCATAAATCTAGTTTCCTACTTCTACTTTTGCCCACGTTGTATGATTATGTCGGAAACAGCGCCTGCCGCTTCTTCTGAACCTGGTTCCACGACGGCTACTGCGCCACCTCCAGTACCTGCAGAGAAGGCGCCCACGAAGAAGGCCAAGAAAGGAGGGCGGCCTAAAGCTGTAGGTCCCCCGGTATCAGAGCTTATAACCAAAGCAGTGGCCGCGTCCACTGAACGAAACGGTGTGTCCCTCGCAGCTCTCAAGAAGATCCTTGCTGCCAGTGGCTATGATGTGGAGAAGAACAACAGCCGGATTAAGTTGGGTTTGAAGAGCTTAGTAAGCAAAGGCACCTTGGTGCAGACCAAAGGCACTGGGGCTTCCGGCTCCTTCAGGCTCAACAAGAAAGTGTCTTCAGGTGAAACCAAGAGCAAGGCCAAAAAGTCACCTTCGGTTAAAGCTAAGAAGCCTGCTGCTAAGAAACCTAAGAAAGCTCCTGGGTCAGCAACTGTCAAGAGCgtgaaaactccaaaaaaagcaaagaaacccGCAGTGGTTGGAGCCAAAAAAACAGTCAAGAGTCCCAAGACCAGTAAAGCAGCCAAGCCCAAGAAAGTAATCAAGAGTCCAGCTAAGACCAAGGCAGTGAAACCTAAGGCTAAGGTTGCTAAGTCAAAAGCTGTTAAACCTAAGAAGGTGTTgcccaaaaagaaataaattagctGTCAAATTCTTTCTAGAAACCCCCAAAGGCTCTTTTAAGAGCCACCATCAGGCATCTTACGGAGAGCTGCTTAGCACTTACTGGGAAAGAAACTTGCCTCTGAAAATGGGCTGCTAAAAGCATTTTTACTTGCTTGGTGTGACCAAAATTTAGTATTTTGGTATTTTCTGCCTTATGGATGGGTTGGAAGTTTTGAACTTTGAAATTCTAATCTTTTCACTACTAAAATTTCACtacaaagttgttttttgttgGGTGGTTGTTAGGTACTGGTTATAAGCAAATCAACTGAGTAGTGCTTGCTTGAGACAATCTTGAAGTCTATCCAACTATAATAAGCTACTTGTGACTTGACATCTGCAGcttatttttctaaagtgcagTACTGAAGATTGCAAACTGCCGATTTTAGCAATCTGGTTCCTCTAGGATTTAAAGAACTTGCAACTGATTATTCAGGCCTACTTCAAAAAGCATGAAAGACTTGAAGTCAGAGTGATTACCTAGTTACAAATTCTGTTTAGTGACaacttaaatttgttttgtttctgctttGTAGAAGACcctgtcatttgatttttttttttttttcattgttctacATATACAGAACTAAGAGGAATTAGCTTTATTTGGAGAGCCCACGATTGATGTGTACTAATATTCCTAGGTTATTAggtcaagaaaattcaaattactGAGAAAATGTGGGAAAGTTTGTGTGTTTTGGAGTGGCATCCACTCAAGGTGAAATCAGTTGTAACTGGAAGAGTTACTATCTAGTGGTACAATCCCAATTTACAGGTTAAACTACAAATtaaatactacaaatattttaaaagtatgttctGTGTGCTAGGTACAGGGGGGAAGGAAGATGGAGAGTTCACTTTACTGCTTTTTAGTTAttggcaatttaaaaaattctaatctttagtctttatttctgtaaagagtGCTTTACACTCACACAATTCCTTTGTGTAGGTAGAgtcacacattttatatattgatgatttgaaattgaatttttctattttgtttagttttgttggtaattttcagaaaatataatttacatgGGTTCTTGCTATTTGATGGAAGATATTTGACTTAAGTTTGtagggttttttaaataaaatgttactgCATAAagtaatgtttattttctctgtatttcatatgcttttaaaatgtgttattgTGTAGCTAGATCTGTTAAGTAATCGTGGTAGCAACAGATAACCATTTTACCCTGAATTTACTGGAAATTGTGTTTTTCCATCACATTCAaattcttggttttagatagactACTTGCCATACCAAGTATAAAAGATGGCTTTGGCTTCCCCaagaaccaatgaaatcacaaatctatattcccttcccctccccccatagtaaaatgaatgtttaaaaatgtctATGTGCCCTCAAATATTTgtgtgtacaaatatgtataatgcGCATGTAATATGAtctattttgtttagttttcctaatatcaaacCAACCCTTCATTCTTCTTATAGATCCAATGTTTCATGGTATATAATCTCCttattatgttgtattatatatGATCTTTGCTATACGATATTTTTGCACCAATAGAAATATTGGTGTTTGGCAGAGGTTCTTATATTAGGATACATAATCTTATTTTGGTAATAGTATTAATGTGTTTTGATTCCTTGCAatcttatacattttattttatgcatttaaaaacttgaGAAAGGAACCTTAGATTTCACCATACTACTGTCAATGGCAtgacaaaaaagtttaagaaatcctggactatatttattttcttttgttttatctctCCCTTAAGCATCAAAACTACATTTATTTAATGGAATCCTGCTTTTAAATTCAACTGGTCATGGTAAGTAATTTTTCTTTGGAGAGTttatttatggcttgttcaattctctctctctcatgggttacttagattattttttcttctgggtattttatattattgtaaataTTTGTCATTTGTGTTAGTGTataatttgtaaatgttttttgtaatagttttaaacccattttataattttagttaTCCAAAATTGTGGGATTAAAAAGTTTTATGATTTTaagttatttctattttgtgtcAAGTTTTTATTATAACTATATTTTTTGAAGTACATTCTCTTTTATGGATGAAAACTAATCCCAGGAtcatatttactagttgtatgaacccaggtcttttaagtcatttaacttttgtttgcctcagttcttcagcTATAAATTGGATAATTGCACCTaccttgtgagaatcaaatgagataatttgtaagcagtttataaactttaaagagctatataaattctaTGTATGATTCTTATGTTctttattgataatatttttattgtaacaGCAAATTTATATAGTCtagagtaattaatatttttttaatttcttacaaTGAATTTTggtaaaaattctttatatagcTGAGTATGATTTTCTAATCCTTAGTGTGCAGAGCTAACCCTTCTACAATTCTATTCagattcttaacttttaaaaatgtcctAGGTCTGAAAGGATGTATAAAGTTTATCTTTTATATgagctttttatttctccctcttgAGAGGGAATAATTCTATCTTTATCCATGTGTCTTAAGACTTCAGCAGTGGGGAAGAGGATGTCTCTTTTAACCCTATCTATgctcaaagaaaagaaaggaaacatttatttaatgtttataagcactagtatttcatttttctctttttatcttgctAACAACCCTGCACAGTACATgatataattcctattttatagttgaggaaaatgaggcaaacagattaagtgacttgactagagtAACACAGTTAACTTGTCTAAATCCAAATTTGAAGTTTCCaaattccaggtccagcactataTCCACTGTGTCTCCATCTTCCTCAGTGATATCTTGGAGTACAGCATGTGCAGTGAAAAACATTATGCCCAAGAATGTTAAATCCAGAAAATCCAGATGCAGAATGAAGGTAAGCTGTAGAGAGGAGCATTTCAGTAAAGGCTATTTCAGTAAAACCCTTTTCTTTGCCCTACTTCTGTTTTCAAGTAGACTATTGAAAATACATCCCTCAGTGGAGGTTTGTGAGTTGTGAATGTGGTATTACAGAATCCCTTGAATTTAGTGAAGTATTCTAGGCATGACTTTGCCTATAAGTGAAATTTTAAGGGGTTAAGTTCAGAGGGGTGCTATCAAGACTTTGTTTTCTCTTGACACATAATGTtcccaaaattataaaatgtgatttttaattgttctttgggAATTTCAAAGAGGGCATATGAGGAATTTCAGTGAACATCACCAAAccctaaagctttttttttttttttttttacctgtgtTTCCCTTTGATTTTGGCCTTGGACTTGTGTTCTATTATCAATGcccaagaataaaaagaaatagcatgAGAGTGAACAAGTTCTATTTCTAAGATTACATATCTGGGTTCTtgacatttcttatttttctctacttctctacTTACTTTTTCTTCTACTGTATTGTACCCATTCTTTCCATGTAGTAATTACTTACATATGATGAGAAAAGTATACAATTATTTATTGCAATTATAAGAAATTTCAGGATTCAAATTACACTTAAGTCATATACATTTGAAGTAAATCACAAGTATACTTTAACATTATTCAGCTTGgcacaaattaaaaatcttttaaaaagtttacagCCCTTTCCAGGTGCTTCTCCCTGTATTCAATGTTCTTTTCTAGCTCTGCTTTTAGGTCATCGGGAGATGTGGAAGGATAGAAAACCCTAGTAATATGGATAGTTAAGAAAATCCAGAATTACAAGAATTTGTCACTTTGTCTGTAAACATGATGGAGATGACTACTTTTACTATGTAGAGAAACAAGTCAAATTAACAtttgaaggaaaattttttttctaattatgtatTCACTATGTATAACCTTCATATTAAACataaacaattacaaaaagagaGTTCCCAGTGCAAATGACCAGTATAGGTTACCCTAACTTTAACAAACATTAAGTGGCTATTGTATGTTActtttgcaaagataaaaaatatagttcctcaaagagtttatattttaatttacttagtATCTAGAAGATGTATACAGTTAAGTAAATGCAATGTATATACAAAGTCATTTTAAGAGGGAGAGAATATTATCTAATTAGACAAATCGAGAAAGTATTTATATATGAGGTAGCATCCGAGTGCTTGGAGATGTTAGAAGCCTTGCTGAAGGCAGAGAGGGATGAGGGAGTGCATTGTAGATAGGGGGCACAACCTATATAAAGGCACCTAGATGGTAGCCATAATTATGCCATGTACATTTTTTAGTTGGGCATTTTGACTAGAATGGAGAATGcctgagagaaataaaaagactagaaatgataactaaaaagtaatttgtaaaagttaattaatGAATAATTTCTTTTGAGACTGAATAAATTCTCCAGAGATTTACTATTTATGGCCCAACATCATAGTAACTCTTATCAAAATTTAGAAATCCTTTGAAACAGACTCTGCTAATCTCTTTATCAAAACTTCAAATTTCAGGTTTAACCTTAATCAGTATCCTATGTTATCTTCAGGGACTTGCTACTGAGGGATAATATAAGTCTAATATTGTGCAGATGAGAGTCTGACACCCACTCAGAGTCTGGATACTTTGATGTGTAAAAGGTGAAAGGATGGTGGTGATAGATGCATAGCATGGATATTACTACCTTCCAGGGCTCTTTCCAGTGGGATTATAGAGGGAAAATTGGCAGCTGAGAATCAGCAGAATGTCCTGACTCTTACTACTTTTTCCTTCAACTGGGTCAgttaattgaaaagaaatgaaagaaaagacatCTCTTACTAGTTGCAATAGCATGACCTCTTGTTGCCTTCCTCTTACAATCACTCCAAGTCAACATAGCAGTTCTCTTAAAGATGGTAACATGgtgattttttgggggaaaattaaTCTGCTAGTGTGTGGTACAAGTCTGATGAGAATGGAATTAAGGTAGTTAGGAGATTATTGCAAATAATCTAGACATACAGGGATATGCTGTAGAGCCCTGGATAAAAAAATCATACCCACTTTGGTCTCTCCCActccttccttgccattaggactggaatttgagtttttaaaagtcCAGGAAAAATCTTGGAGCTTCAATCACCTTAACATACCGTTGTGTCATAAACTCCAGGTGCATTATCTCCATCCTTGTtaggataattccccctccttttaaGTATTGCCCCATACTTTGATGTCTCCTACTCTTGACCACCTTATTTTGACCCCTATCTTGTCAGGATtaaattatgatcctttcctgaaTTATGGTTTGTCCATCCTCTGTGTCCTTGccccccttatctgcctttgtttcccctataagattgtataTTCAGGTTAtatattctgtttgcaaaccctagttagctatgaccctatataagttccctgcctTGGTTTATCTGTACCAAATACTTTGAACAAGAGTCCCATCCAGTCAGCTAGCTTAAactccacattaaagattaaaaagtaatcTCTGctgacctcagtttctctggtatcaATGCATCTGGTGGTAGCAGTGGGAATGGAGAGGAAGAATTTAAgcttaaagatattaaaaagggaaaataatagaaCTAGGTGACAGATTGGATAACTGAGGTAAAGGAGAATGTGGTGTTAAAGATGACTCCAGTTAGTGAGCCCAAATGACTGAAAATATTGGTGccatagaaagaagaaaaaagataagtttTGGTTATTTTGGAATATCCATGGAAACAGTTCAGTGATCaagaataaagatataaattGGGCATTAATCTAGAGGTGATAATGCTATAAGAGAAAATGAACTTCTTGAGAAAGTAAACAATGCATAGTGTAGTAGTAGAAAACATTGGAAAAAGAATCTTGGTGACTTGAACAACTTATTTTGAATGGTTCCCTGGATCTTTCAACATTTCCTGCTCCCAATCTTTGAAAGGGCATTTAGGTGGTATGTAGTGGAGAAAGGAGagggcctgaagttaggaagaactgagtctTCAGTTTCaatatctgtaaaattgggataataagatctactttacaggattgttgtgaagatcaaatgagatatctgaaAAGGGCTTAACATAATAACTAGCATATAATAAACACTATGTAattgttagctgttattattgctgttatatAGTGGCTATTCAGATCGTCAAGAAATATTTGATTGATAATTTCCCTGTCTCCTTAGAATAATATAGTATAAGTTCTGAGGtatgttaagaaaaaataaaaaagtggtaTGTGACATCTTTCCTTTGATTCCTTTATATGTCTTTCTCACTTATCTTCAGCTAGGATATAATTCCTGATCAATCCTCCTATGGAAATAAGAAGCCTTGTAATGAGAGACAGGAAAATGAGAGTTATAGTTAATTCTTCCCTACTTAGGGTGTAGAAGCAAAGGTAATAGTTATGCATCTTATTTAATAGCACTTCCATTGCCTAAACCATGCCCATTTCTGTTTGctgaatcatttaaaaatgctaAGTAAATCAATATGTCCTAGGAGTTACTAATCAGCTAGGCAAAAACCATTCCCCTTTTTCCGACTTACTTGAcatattccttttcttccaaatgatGACAACtgtggtgataatgatgatgctAACAATGATCCCAGTGGAGATCCCAGTAGCCAGGGTGACAGACAGTGGACCATGTTCTGAAACAGGATAGGGAGGTTAGGGGCCCATGATTCCACTATTCCATCTCCCCACCCTCTTACCCCCCAAATCAAAGCATTCTTCTGGGTCCTACAACCCAGACAAAtaacctctttttttccccataaagaaaaattctcttttctgcATTATTCATTCTGGTCCATACCCCAAGACATAATGAAGGGTTGATCAGTCCCATGTGTTCTATTTGGTAGGCATATCTCTGTTCTTCTCCTGGGGTGATATCCACAGCTGTCCAGACCTGGAAGGTTTCATCTTCACTGGGATAGATGTCCCCAAGCTGAATTCCTTGGTTCAGTTGCTTCCCATCCCATAACCAGCTCAGTGTGATGGTCATTGGGGAGAAATTGAGGGCTTGGCATCTCAAGAGTGATAGTACCTTTGTGAGTGGCATGTCTGGTCACTCTCACCAATGGGGTCACTGAAAGTACAGTTAAAAGAAAAAGGTGAGTAGCCTCTCTCAATGCATTTCCAGGGAGATTGAAGTTTTCAgttcatttcagttcagttcagttctaTGACTAGTCATAGAAAGAGATTGGCTTCAAACAAATATACTAACTTTACCAGTAgattaaatatgtatgtgtatgtgcgcatacacatatctatctggagagagagaatatggaagaAACTCTGAGCATTATACCTTTCTTATTCAGGATTTCACTTCCAATCTCTTAAGTATTCTTGTAGGTACTCAGGGAAGTCACTTTCTAGGTAAGCTCTATGTTGCTTTGCTCTGATCTTGTTCATCTCCAGTTCCTGCTTTGTGGCCTGGGATTTTGACTGAACTGCTGTCCAGTTCATTATCTCTTGATGGAAGAGGAGATAGTCTTGATCATCATAGCCATAGTTCCAGAAACTTCTGGTTCTGTTGTCTTCCATCAGGAGCTCACAGCTGAAGATGACCTATAGTATATGAGAACTTGATAACCCAGACCAGTTATGAAAGCTGAAATGTTTTCTGGTAAATTTTTCCCTAAACCTCAAAGACTttgtcatatatacataaatatatatatatatatatatatatttgtaaaatacatatatgtatgtaaaaatatatatgtatgtaaaatatatatatgtaaaaatatatatatgtaaaatatataaaaatacacatgtgtacacaaaaatatgcatatgtgtacatacataattCAGGAGCTATTCTAGCTAATAGGACTAGTCAGATCATGGTGCTAATTTCATTAAGTTTATAGGTTTCATTCTTAGATGACCATTACAATCAGACAACAGATGCCAAGGACAGATATTGCACATTCATATTGGGTATTGATACAAAGTGATTTCCTTGCTTCGTGACAAGGAAAAATGACTATTGATGTAAATCACTACTGAAAAACTACTATGATAACTTGGAAGTAGGAAATAAAATATCTCTGATCCAGAAATATTgcaagtttttcttttaatttatgtgatcctggacaagtaggTTAAGCTTTCTAgtcctatttccttatttataaattgcACTATATGTTCTTCAAGGTCCCTTATAGCTCTAATGTTCTAACATGCTACCTTACCCATCCTGGACAATCTCTGGGCTAGAGCTCTAGAGGCATTTTCTTATTCTGCTGTCCTTCTGAAGTATCCTAATCGGTATGTGAATACATGCAAATTCACCGAAATCACTTTATCTAGCCAGCCTTAGAccatatttcatattctttccaACTATCTAACCTGAGCATAAAGCAACCATTTCTTTTCACCATTTGCTTTGGGAACAGTAATCAAATGAATAGCATCATTGCTTCTGTAAAGGGAATGGCAGTTGATTATCCAATGGTTTTATTCATGATGTCTGTATCTCCCAGAACAAAACCTCCTCTGGTCACTACTCTCCTACTTATGCtcccttgagggaagggattgtattggatttatttttgcatatgacCTGATGCATCACAggatttaataagtgcttattcattcattcattcattctatataTAGTAATTGGAAGTTTCTATTGCTGTGCCTATGTCAGAATAGAAGGGGCATTAATCACCAAGACTACTTTGTGTTACTTTCCTTATCCTCTTAGACCCAAATCCATCTATTCCAGTTCCAAATTCTTAGGGAGGGTAATGAAAGGAAAAGTTATACTATTGTAAAACACTTCAAATGCTTACTCTTACCTTGACTGTGATTGTCCATTATGATCAACAAAGAAAATGTGATCCCATCCTTTCAGGCTTTGTGTAAGTCTCATCCAAAACTTATCTTTCTTCTGCATCCATGGATCCTGGAGTTTTGCCTTTTGGCTTTCATGATCATAGTATACAAATAAATGTCATCCACATAGCCGGGCCACAAATGAAGAGAGTCATAAAGAGAAACTGAAGAGAATGAGAATCTTGAAAATTATAAAGACACTGAATTAGGTACTTGGCAGAGAAGGAGTGAACATAATAGCTCCAAATTAGCTGCTCCTCAGATCCTTTAACCAGTGGAAAATCATATGTCCTCTGTTACTAGGTGAAATCCACTGAGAACAAAGGTGGAGGCAATGACCTTTTTCTAGAACTATACATTTtagtttgaaaataaagaagatggaactaaggaaagaaaatataccCAGAATCTGTTAAAACTCTTCCAAaatattgtgtgactttggatttCTCTGGGTCttgttttcctcctctgtaaaaacaAGGACTAGTACAA
This window contains:
- the LOC105750416 gene encoding histone H1.4-like, whose protein sequence is MCNKHNLEVRTETAGPTSGLSNAPITAQLRPIYTAGRSRSFLVRINLVSYFYFCPRCMIMSETAPAASSEPGSTTATAPPPVPAEKAPTKKAKKGGRPKAVGPPVSELITKAVAASTERNGVSLAALKKILAASGYDVEKNNSRIKLGLKSLVSKGTLVQTKGTGASGSFRLNKKVSSGETKSKAKKSPSVKAKKPAAKKPKKAPGSATVKSVKTPKKAKKPAVVGAKKTVKSPKTSKAAKPKKVIKSPAKTKAVKPKAKVAKSKAVKPKKVLPKKK